In the genome of Candidatus Omnitrophota bacterium, the window ATGACCTCTACGGCCGTATTGAACGGGATAAAATTCAGCGCCTCTATTTCGAGGCCGTGGGCCTTTTTAGTGACCTTATGGTACAGGAAACCCGCCTCGACTATATCGTCGTGCGGATACGAGAGCCGTATTATCTCATTCCCTACTTTGATGAAAAAATCGCGGCGGCAGAAGAGGTTGTTGCGGACGTCCTCGATGCTCGCCGGCGGCGTAAGGAAATGGTCGTTGTCGCGCTTTATGTCCCCGCCGAGGTTGGGGCTTATCGAAGATAGCAGCTTCCCGTCTTTGTCAGCCAGCGGGAAATACAGGTTATACTTGTGCGGGTCTTTTACGGTGAACGTGCCTTTATCGTCGATGAATTTATATATCATTCGTTGCCGATCCCCGGTATTTTCTTGATCGCCTCTTTGATCTTCTCTTCGGGATGCTCGTAGTCCTCGAGCTTGCCGTCGAGGTAGGCGTCGTAGGCGGAGAGGTCGAAATGGCCGTGGCCGCTGTAATTGAAGACGATGCATTTGCCGTCGTTCTTCTTCGCCTCGTCGATGACGCAGCGTATCGCGTGCGCCGTCTCAGGCGCGGGCAGGAACCCTTCTATCCTCGCCCACATCACAGCCGCCTCGAAGACCGGGTTCTGCGAATATGCCCGTGCCTCTATCACTTTCTTCTTCGCCAACAGCGATACCTCGGGCGCCATGCCGTGATACCTCAACCCGCCGGCGTGTATCCCGGCCGGCACGAAACTGTGGCCCAGCGTATACATCTTCACCAGCGGCGTAAGCTTCCCGGTATCTCCGAAATCATACAGGTACTCGCCCTTCGTTAACGTCGGGCAGGCGGTCGGCTCGACCGCGATAAACCTTATATCCTTCCCCTTTAATTTATCAGGCACGAACGGGAACGCGAAGCCGGCGAAATTGCTGCCGCCGCCGACGCACGCTATCATCGTGTCCGGTTTCTCGCCTATCATCTCGAGCTGCTTCTTCGTCTCAAGCCCGATGACAGACTGGTGCGTAAGCACGTGGTTCAATACGCTGCCGAGGGAATATTTTGTGTCTTCATGTGTGGCCGCGTCCTCGACGGCTTCGGAGATCGCGATACCCAAACTGCCCGGTGTCTCCGGGTCGTCGGCCAAAGCCGCTTTTCCGGAATTCGTCTTCATTGTCGGCGACGGGAATATCTCCGCGCCCCAGACGCGCATCAAAGACTTGCGGTAAGGCTTCTGGTAATAACTGGCTTTGACCATATAGACCGTGCATTTCAGGCCGAGGATGTTGCAGGCGAACGATAGCGCCGAACCCCACTGTCCCGCGCCTGTCTCGGTCGATATGCGCTTTACGCCCTCTTTTTTATTGTAATATGCCTGGGCGATGGCCGTGTTCAATTTGTGGCTGCCGGCCGGCGATACGCTTTCATCCTTATAATAAATGCGGCAATTCGTCTTGAGGGCCTTCTCGAGGCGGACCGCCCTTTTAAGCGGCGTCGGCCTGTAAATTTTATATACGTCAAGGACTTCGTCAGGGATATCTATCCAGCGCTGCTGGCTCATCTCCTGCTCTATCAGGGCCATCGGGAATATCGGCGCCAGGTCGGCCGGCCCGAGCGGTTTCCCGGTCCCGGGATTCAACGGCGGCGGCAATTGTTCGGGCAGGTCAGGCGCGATGTTATACCAGGCTTTTGGGATGTCATTCAACGACAAAATAACTCTGTCCTTGTCCATCACAGGTCTCCTTTTATGGCGGGTTTTGAATATTTTAACACATAATTATGGCGACAGTATACTTAATTCCCAAATGAAATGTCCCCTAATACAGGGTCACCTCATAGATGTCGCATTCGCCGGCGCCGGTGTTACCCGGGAAATAGAGGTCGATGTTGCGGACGGCCTGGAGGTCGAGCGTCTTGTTGCCGCTCTGGTTGCCGTACATATTCCTGATGGTGAGTCCGTCGAACGGGAATTCGTATGTCTCGACCTTGCCCGTTCCGTCATTAGATTCCGAACCGAAACTCTCGCCGTCGGCGCCGTTGACGCCGCCATAATTCACTTTCCCGAGATCGTCCACGCCGGATTCATTGATGAAGAGCGAGAACGGCATGCCCTCGGTCAGGGACATCTTTATCCTGATACCCTTGAAGCCCTGGAGATCGAAAGAGCCGTCGTCGTTGACGGTCTTGACCTGGCAAGGTATGCCGAAACCGCAGCCCCAGCCGGTGCCGGTATCTATAACGCATTTCAAATATC includes:
- a CDS encoding TrpB-like pyridoxal phosphate-dependent enzyme; translated protein: MDKDRVILSLNDIPKAWYNIAPDLPEQLPPPLNPGTGKPLGPADLAPIFPMALIEQEMSQQRWIDIPDEVLDVYKIYRPTPLKRAVRLEKALKTNCRIYYKDESVSPAGSHKLNTAIAQAYYNKKEGVKRISTETGAGQWGSALSFACNILGLKCTVYMVKASYYQKPYRKSLMRVWGAEIFPSPTMKTNSGKAALADDPETPGSLGIAISEAVEDAATHEDTKYSLGSVLNHVLTHQSVIGLETKKQLEMIGEKPDTMIACVGGGSNFAGFAFPFVPDKLKGKDIRFIAVEPTACPTLTKGEYLYDFGDTGKLTPLVKMYTLGHSFVPAGIHAGGLRYHGMAPEVSLLAKKKVIEARAYSQNPVFEAAVMWARIEGFLPAPETAHAIRCVIDEAKKNDGKCIVFNYSGHGHFDLSAYDAYLDGKLEDYEHPEEKIKEAIKKIPGIGNE